The genomic interval GTTATGAATGCTTCGATGACCGCTGAATACACCGCACATCTCCCGACCCATGCTGTCGTTGCCATGACGACAAGATTTGCCGGCGTTTTGAGTTTAGCATTGAGAAGCAGAAATTTATCAAATTCTGTAGTCATAGCAACAACAGCATGTAACCGGGTTGAGATTTTTAGCATTTAGAAAGAAGAGAAAAcattaacattttatttaacGGGCGGCGGGCCCATTTATGAAATATCAGATCTCGCAACCAGATAATTCATGCCTTTCACACTGGAGCTTATTGGTGACAACCTAAACTGCTTTTTTTGCAGATAGGCCTGTGTTCTGAACCCAGGGAATATGGAATATTTGATTAAGGATCTCTCATTTACACTAAGTTATATGCCCGTTTAGAGTATGAAGCGGCTGTCAATTGACAGCCGCTCCGCCCTCCTTTTACTGTACCGTATGTGATGCTATTGATACAAAAAGACGAGGATTCAGCATGCTGCATCCGGGCACCTAGTCCTGTACCCATGGAATATATTGGATATTTGATTGTAAAACAGCTCTCATTTACGCTAATGTATATGCTTGTTTACAGAGTATGGAGCAACTATCATATGACAgccgcttttctctccttttactGTACCATATGTGATGCTACTGAGATAAATAGATGAGGATTCAACATGCTGCATCTGGGCACCTGGTCCTTAACCCAGGGAATATGAATATTTGATTGTAAAATAGCGCTCATTTACACTAAAGTTATATGCTCGTTTATAGAGTGTGAAGAAGCTGCCAAATTACAGCCGCTCCGCACTCCTTGTACTATACCATATGTGATGTTACTGAGACAAACAGATGAGGAATCACCATGCTGCATCTAGGCGCCTAGTCCTGTGCCCTAAACCCAGGGAATATGGATATTTGATTGTAAAATAGCTCATTTACAGAGTATGAAGCAGCTGTCATATGACAGACGCTCCTCTCTCCTTCTACTGCACCAAATgtgatgcaactgagacaaatagATGAGGATTCAACATGCTGCATCTGGGCATATGTCCCTTAACCCAGGGAATATGGATATTGGATTGAAAAGGAGCTCTCAATTACATGCTCGTTTATAGAGTGTGAAGCAGCTGCCAAATTACAGCCGCTCCGCTCTCCTTGTACTGTACCATATGCTACGTTACTGCGAGAAACAGATGAGGAATCACCATGCTGGATGTTAATACAACAGAGATGGACAGGTCAATTGAAGACAATAGTCGGTTATCCTGTTTCTGCTagggggctgttttttttaactaatagtACCCTACAAAATAGCACTAAAAGTCTCTGATTTATTTGAAGaaaatctgtatttttttttaggtacacACATTTTCCCTCTTAAatcttttcatttatttttacctTCTCTAACCCCAGCCTCCATCCTTTGCCTCTCGGCCACCTCAGAAGGTCCAGGTCTCCGCCATCAGGCACATTCTAGAAGGCTACCTCCAATTACGGCTGGGAGACACCATTTATGACCCCAAAAAAGTTCCATCACTAGTGAAGGAGATCAGCGATGAGATTAAAAGCCAGGTGAAGAAGGTCTTGCCTGCACGATACAAGATGCTCTGTGTGGCAACAATGGGCGAAAGAGGTCAGGAAGACATCAAAGTGGTCAGCCGCTGCCTTTGGGACCCTCATGCTGACAATTATGCAGCTCACGTGTACCAGAACGATagcctcttctgtgtggtgtctgTATACACTGTATTCTGCGAGTGACCCTCCACCCATTGCCACCTACCATACGGTTTAGTCTTCTAGTATGACTCTCACTGTATGTCCTGTCTGCTATGTTCAATGCAACCTCTGCTGTAGATCCAAGGACATTGTTGTGCCTAAATATAAACGACGGCAAGAAAATGGTGTTGCCGTTACAAGCCAATCGGGCTCTGACACTTTTCTGGTGCTTATCGGAAAATTAAAGTTATTAGACAGAAAATGTAAGGGGTTAATCTCTATGGGGCTGTCCACCTTAACAGGACACTAACTGCATAATGTGAGGGAAACGAAAACGATTGTATGTCCTCTCAAAATCGTtaacagtccccccccccccacctctagaTATTATAAGATCTCATATATCACGATTCTAATATTTAGTGCATGACAATAAAATGGTGTTGGTATAGATTTATTCCAATTTGGGGTGAATAAATCTGAACAAGAATGAGGGAGGGATTGATGTGGAGACGACATTTTCTTGTGATACAGGCCTGAGAAAGCAAGCGCTAAGTGTTTcttgtgtcagtgtgtcattatcctgtaccccagatCGCACTGTATTAATATTGGGTACCCCAAGTCTCGGTGTGTCAttgttctgtaccccaagtgtcagcgttattatcctgtaccccaaatggCAGTGTGTCATTGTTCTGTACCCcaaatatcactgtgtcattatcctgtaccccaagtgtcaatatattattatcctgtaccccaagtgtcagcatgtcattttctgtatcccaagtgtcattatcctgtgctAGCGTACAGAATAAGTACACACTAAGTGTTAGTGTGCCGTTGTACTGTACCTCAAGTGTCCGTGTGTCACTTttctgtatcccaagtgtcagtgtgtcattatcctgtaccccaagtgtcgtgACATTCATCACATTATAAATCAGTGGTGCAGGGGcagtatacatacagtatatacactcatTGCTCAATTAAATAGTCACACTGGAAAGAGCCGAGTCACGGTCTGTAGAGCCACAAGGCAAAAACATGGGATGGACCaaactccacttttttttttttttgtaagaagcGAAATGGAAAATGGCTCAGAAACATTTTGCCTAATAACCGTGCCGCATAGGGCATAAGTAATACCACCTGTGATCACGTactagtgccatacagtggccaATACCAAGGCTATACAATGGCCAAATACCGGTGTCATAGTgtctaaaaaaaaaccaaaaaaacaacttGCCAGTGCTCGAATAACAGGACCCAATAATGAACGAGCCAAACCACAATATAAAACACATTGGAGGGGCCGCAGATGCTGAGACCCCACGATCACCTGACTGGAGGACTATAGTGGCCTTACAACATTACTCCAGAAAGAAGAGCTGAAGGGGCACCGTGCCCATTCATTCTAGCAAAAGGGGGTCTCCATGCTATTTTAGGTCAGGGTCTTGATAACATGAATAATATGACAACtggtgcggacgccatgttgtggTGCTCAGGAGGGTAGTAATTTCCCCTTCCCCACAAAGCAACCAGGGGGAACAAAGCTCTTTTAACCATCTACTCAATTTCACAGATGCTTTGATTTTGCAAATTCCTGCGTCAGGACCGAGATTTGAGATAAAGAAATTATTGGCGattatttttattgtaatgttttatttctttatggctgctgatgacatcactggattttTATAAAGTAGCACTGTTGTCGGCCAATGGGTATGATGAATATGAAGAAAGCCCAGCCCTTGGCATCTTAAGACATAACTTTCTTGCATTCCATTCATATGGCAGGAATTGGGCTCAGCAGTGGGGTGTAAATCATGGAAACTGGGTCACAGTTGCAGCCGGGACATCACAGCACACTCCACTATGTCAAATCCTCAAAACTACCCCCAAAGCTTTATGAGATCAGTCACATGATCCCTATCCGCCGCAGTGGAGCACTTACTGCGCACGCGTCATTCTCTCCCACTGCGGTTCAAGCCTCGCCGAGATTCAGTCGCCGCATTCAGCAAATGATTGGTGGCCGGCGAATGAATGGAGAAAACCACGCCCCTTTTCGCACTCGCCGGTCGCCAGCCCGTCTCTCAGCATCACGTGACCGGCGTGTGAGGCTGTCGGCGCCATCTTAGTTAGGCCAGCTGGTCAATTCTTCTATAAACAAAGGATGTGATGAGAAGCAGTAAAAAGTCCTCAAGAGACACAGTAGTGACAAACACATACTGAAAATGATAAATAATTATAACCTTTATTCATATGGCACTCATAGGGAGAGCAATAAAcgtgaaaaagtacaaataatgaaAGAAATGGGAAAAATTAACTTCATTTTGTCACAATGTAGATAAGAATATTTTACAATGGTCCCTGGTAACAGCATTTCCCCGTATTTGGACACTTGCTGTGTTGGCGTCAGATGTGGTGAAATGGTCATTCCATATAAAACATTTTCTATGTCCGTCAGTCTTGTTCATtcctcttatgcccgcccaccaccGAATACTGGCCCGCCATGAATGTTGAAATCTCATTTGAGATATcgcgcatgcgcccgtcatgtatggtctgacgcccttccctgcttcgtccgggcctcagatctagttactgcgcatgcggcgCTATGGTTTCCCGCTGTGCGCACGCTccggaacaggacatcgatgcgcaagcgcaggatttcACGTGTCCTGGGGGGAGgtgatcaaaagtaaggaggcggggtta from Rhinoderma darwinii isolate aRhiDar2 chromosome 3, aRhiDar2.hap1, whole genome shotgun sequence carries:
- the LOC142750165 gene encoding dynein light chain Tctex-type protein 2B-like isoform X2 produces the protein MEEQLLAPIKNKRLNIHSTGPRPRGRPPIRSKPLLGNVSINNQTSWSLSGLLAAQRMTKNLKERRAHKVALVKKIEIVEPQPPSFASRPPQKVQVSAIRHILEGYLQLRLGDTIYDPKKVPSLVKEISDEIKSQVKKVLPARYKMLCVATMGERGQEDIKVVSRCLWDPHADNYAAHVYQNDSLFCVVSVYTVFCE
- the LOC142750165 gene encoding dynein light chain Tctex-type protein 2B-like isoform X1; amino-acid sequence: MTSKATGKRASVASVRMNMDATDKSIQKTPIRSKPLLGNVSINNQTSWSLSGLLAAQRMTKNLKERRAHKVALVKKIEIVEPQPPSFASRPPQKVQVSAIRHILEGYLQLRLGDTIYDPKKVPSLVKEISDEIKSQVKKVLPARYKMLCVATMGERGQEDIKVVSRCLWDPHADNYAAHVYQNDSLFCVVSVYTVFCE